The following coding sequences are from one bacterium window:
- a CDS encoding biopolymer transporter ExbD, whose protein sequence is MSARLRAHATRLASAPAVDAPGRPQLTSLVDMMVILVVFLLHSFSADGQLVEPAAGIELPASSVETPVPPAVQVVVGRDRILVEGRDVATATSPDLAAAVATALPRDTTAPCAVQVDRAVPYRVLAAVLAGCSGAGFADVRLVVREVAP, encoded by the coding sequence ATGAGCGCCCGGCTCCGCGCCCACGCCACGCGCCTCGCGTCGGCCCCGGCCGTCGACGCCCCGGGCCGGCCGCAGCTGACCAGCCTCGTGGACATGATGGTCATCCTGGTGGTCTTCCTGCTGCACAGCTTCTCGGCCGACGGCCAGCTCGTCGAACCGGCGGCGGGCATCGAACTGCCCGCGTCGTCGGTCGAGACGCCCGTGCCGCCGGCGGTGCAGGTGGTCGTGGGGCGGGACCGGATCCTGGTCGAGGGCCGCGACGTGGCGACCGCGACGTCGCCCGACCTCGCCGCCGCCGTCGCCACCGCGCTGCCCCGCGACACGACCGCGCCCTGCGCCGTCCAGGTCGACCGCGCCGTGCCCTACCGCGTGCTGGCCGCCGTGCTGGCCGGCTGCAGCGGGGCGGGATTCGCCGACGTGCGTCTCGTCGTGCGGGAGGTGGCGCCATGA
- a CDS encoding CDGSH iron-sulfur domain-containing protein, translating into MPIRITPIANGPLMLNAENEPFPVLRDHPGGDVQPGKKVFLCRCGESRNKPYCDGAHAAAGYSSANTCDRDAVKDFAAPGITVHFNRAICSGAGECVRGLPEVFVSGVADWIRPDRAGVDQVMAVVQRCPSGALTCSVDGELVTRDLAEVSLRIVKDGPYEVTGPVALDTETWSAHASRTSFALCRCGRSGNAPFCDYSHGEQGWKDGS; encoded by the coding sequence GTGCCCATCCGCATCACCCCCATCGCCAACGGCCCCCTCATGCTGAACGCCGAGAACGAGCCCTTCCCCGTCCTCCGCGACCACCCCGGCGGCGATGTGCAGCCCGGGAAGAAGGTCTTCCTCTGCCGCTGCGGCGAGTCGCGGAACAAGCCCTACTGCGACGGCGCCCACGCCGCCGCGGGCTACAGCAGCGCCAACACCTGCGATCGCGACGCGGTGAAGGATTTCGCCGCCCCCGGCATCACCGTCCACTTCAACCGCGCCATCTGCAGCGGCGCCGGCGAGTGCGTGCGGGGCCTGCCGGAGGTCTTCGTCAGCGGCGTCGCAGACTGGATCCGGCCCGACCGGGCCGGCGTCGACCAGGTGATGGCGGTCGTGCAGCGCTGCCCGTCGGGCGCCCTGACCTGCTCGGTCGACGGCGAACTCGTCACCCGCGATCTCGCTGAAGTCTCGTTGCGCATCGTCAAGGACGGCCCCTACGAGGTGACCGGCCCGGTCGCCCTCGACACCGAGACCTGGAGCGCCCACGCCTCGCGCACCAGCTTCGCCCTGTGCCGCTGCGGCAGGTCGGGCAACGCACCCTTCTGCGACTACTCCCACGGGGAGCAGGGCTGGAAAGACGGCAGCTAG
- a CDS encoding TonB-dependent receptor, which produces MSRRFLCLVLMLVAATAARAQEPSAAPDVEPELIRFVAAEYPPDALRAGREGTVLLELLVTAEGVVDSVFVIEAVAPDLDAAAVAAARLCTFTPARVAGEAVPVSLQFASTFSVAERARGLSPQVNLAGTVREMGTGRPLPGAMVTVAITAPDTAALALPLAAHLARIGTFAGQYREGDRLVTFADSTGAFAFRSLPPGALSLAFPNPGYRPRDLVETLAAGERLDIEVRLERTTYTEFEITVYGRGPEKEVTRRSLSVAEIERIPGFGGDAVRSVTALPGVARPTMNDPGAVVVRGSGNYDTRFLLDGVDIPLLFHFGGVKATYNSLSLGSVDLYPGGFGSSYGGCVGGIVELTGRPAHRDHWRTVLDASLLDASFHTEGPLGKGFGLMVTARRSFVGELAAIAAESTDEFDFAVAPYYWDAVARLDWRPNPDHELFLTAFAANDRIGLVVPDAATGSAEVDAAIDEVALDLSFSRLILGWDARLADSVRNKLRASAGRDANSGHVGGDFRFEGKGPIYNLRNDLAWDARSDLTVHAGTDVIYTPYTYEVKVNGYPVSRLEGKKYSDTAAYLNAEWWLTDELLLVPGVRYDYYHHLDEGLGSLRLAARWDYREGRTITASAGTYNQAPRPIGQSTDPVYGNPELPPTTARHLTLGHEWRLSDGLSLKIEGYHNTQDDVPALADSADVNFLPDAEARMYGLEFMLRREAGGGRFFGWLAYSIGRSERRFARDPGTGPGWSPDSWFLHEMDQTHHLEAVGSWQLGRNWTFGSRVQYVTGVPQTPITGSEFDADTGDYVPVEGEYFADRVDPYFRVDLRVDKTFVRKSSIWSVYLDLQNANYFVYNSPEGTTWNYDYTKRTDYGWIFMPALGLRVEF; this is translated from the coding sequence ATGTCGCGCCGATTCCTCTGTCTGGTCCTGATGCTCGTCGCCGCGACCGCGGCGCGGGCCCAGGAGCCGTCCGCCGCTCCCGACGTCGAGCCCGAACTCATCCGGTTCGTCGCGGCCGAGTACCCGCCCGACGCCCTGCGCGCCGGCCGCGAAGGCACCGTCCTGCTGGAACTGCTGGTCACCGCGGAGGGTGTCGTCGATTCCGTCTTCGTGATCGAAGCGGTCGCGCCCGACCTGGACGCCGCCGCGGTCGCGGCCGCCCGGCTCTGCACCTTCACGCCGGCCCGGGTGGCCGGCGAGGCGGTGCCCGTGTCCCTGCAGTTCGCCTCCACCTTCTCGGTGGCCGAGCGTGCCCGCGGCCTCTCGCCCCAGGTGAACCTGGCCGGCACCGTGCGCGAGATGGGCACGGGTCGACCCCTGCCCGGCGCCATGGTCACCGTCGCCATCACGGCGCCCGACACCGCCGCCCTCGCGTTGCCCCTGGCCGCGCACCTCGCGCGCATCGGCACCTTCGCGGGCCAGTACCGCGAGGGCGACCGCCTCGTCACCTTCGCCGACTCGACCGGGGCCTTCGCCTTCCGCTCGCTGCCGCCGGGCGCCCTGAGTCTCGCATTCCCCAATCCGGGCTACCGCCCGCGCGACCTGGTCGAGACCCTGGCCGCCGGCGAGCGCCTCGACATCGAGGTGCGCCTCGAGCGCACCACCTACACCGAGTTCGAGATCACGGTCTACGGCCGCGGCCCGGAGAAGGAGGTCACCCGCCGCAGCCTCAGCGTGGCCGAGATCGAGCGCATCCCGGGCTTCGGCGGCGACGCCGTGCGCAGCGTCACCGCCCTGCCGGGCGTGGCGCGACCGACGATGAACGATCCCGGCGCCGTCGTCGTGCGCGGCAGCGGCAACTACGACACGCGCTTCCTGCTCGACGGCGTCGACATCCCGCTGCTCTTCCACTTCGGGGGCGTCAAGGCGACCTACAACTCCCTCAGCCTGGGCAGCGTCGACCTCTATCCGGGCGGATTCGGCTCCAGCTACGGCGGCTGCGTCGGCGGCATCGTCGAGCTGACCGGACGCCCCGCCCATCGCGACCACTGGCGCACCGTGCTCGACGCCAGCCTGCTCGACGCCAGCTTCCACACCGAGGGGCCGCTCGGGAAGGGCTTCGGCCTGATGGTCACCGCCCGCCGCAGCTTCGTCGGCGAGCTGGCCGCGATCGCGGCGGAGAGCACCGACGAGTTCGACTTCGCCGTCGCGCCCTACTACTGGGACGCCGTCGCGCGCCTGGACTGGCGCCCGAACCCGGACCACGAGCTCTTCCTGACCGCGTTCGCCGCCAACGACCGCATCGGCCTGGTCGTGCCCGACGCCGCCACGGGCAGCGCCGAGGTCGACGCGGCCATCGACGAGGTCGCGCTCGACCTGAGCTTCAGCCGCCTGATCCTCGGCTGGGACGCCCGCCTCGCCGACAGCGTGCGCAACAAGCTGCGCGCCTCGGCCGGCCGCGATGCGAACTCGGGCCACGTTGGCGGCGACTTCCGCTTCGAGGGCAAGGGCCCCATCTACAACCTGCGCAACGATCTGGCCTGGGACGCGCGGTCCGATCTGACCGTGCACGCCGGCACCGACGTCATCTACACGCCCTACACCTACGAGGTGAAGGTGAACGGCTATCCGGTGTCGCGGCTGGAGGGGAAGAAGTACTCCGACACGGCGGCCTACCTGAACGCCGAGTGGTGGCTGACCGACGAACTGCTGCTCGTCCCGGGCGTGCGCTACGACTACTACCACCACCTGGACGAGGGCCTGGGCAGCCTGCGCCTGGCCGCCCGCTGGGACTACCGCGAGGGCCGCACCATCACCGCCTCGGCCGGCACCTACAACCAGGCCCCGCGCCCCATCGGCCAGAGCACCGATCCGGTGTACGGCAATCCCGAACTGCCGCCGACCACGGCGCGTCACCTCACCCTGGGCCACGAGTGGCGGCTGTCGGACGGTCTGTCCCTCAAGATCGAGGGCTACCACAACACCCAGGACGACGTGCCGGCCCTCGCCGACTCGGCCGACGTGAACTTCCTGCCCGACGCCGAGGCCCGCATGTACGGCCTGGAGTTCATGCTGCGTCGCGAGGCCGGGGGCGGCCGCTTCTTCGGCTGGCTGGCCTACAGCATCGGCCGCAGCGAACGCCGCTTCGCCCGCGATCCGGGCACCGGCCCGGGCTGGAGTCCCGACTCGTGGTTCCTGCACGAGATGGACCAGACCCACCACCTCGAGGCCGTCGGTTCGTGGCAGCTCGGCCGCAACTGGACCTTCGGCTCGCGGGTGCAGTACGTCACCGGCGTGCCCCAGACCCCGATCACGGGCAGCGAGTTCGACGCCGACACCGGCGACTACGTGCCCGTCGAGGGCGAGTACTTCGCCGACCGCGTCGACCCCTACTTCCGCGTCGACCTGCGCGTCGACAAGACCTTCGTCAGGAAGAGCTCGATCTGGTCGGTGTACCTCGACCTGCAGAACGCCAACTACTTCGTCTACAACAGCCCCGAGGGCACGACCTGGAACTACGACTACACCAAGCGCACCGACTACGGCTGGATCTTCATGCCCGCCCTCGGCCTGCGCGTGGAATTCTAG
- a CDS encoding biopolymer transporter ExbD, giving the protein MRASLTSRRPSAGLDSPDLDVTPVMNMFIILIPFLVGMAAFTKLAAHEITLPGDQPAGVAAVAAPPLVVTADAAGLKVVVGDRVLAELPRRGAALDTAGLVTALRSAGPERIVVAAAPALLADEVVACLDAARAAGCDDVGLAAAPAAEVSP; this is encoded by the coding sequence ATGCGCGCCTCGTTGACCTCGCGCCGGCCGAGCGCCGGACTCGACAGCCCGGACCTGGACGTGACCCCGGTCATGAACATGTTCATCATCCTGATCCCGTTCCTGGTCGGCATGGCCGCCTTCACGAAGCTGGCCGCCCACGAGATTACCCTGCCCGGCGACCAGCCGGCGGGTGTGGCGGCGGTCGCGGCGCCGCCGCTGGTGGTCACGGCCGACGCCGCCGGCCTGAAGGTGGTCGTGGGTGATCGCGTGCTGGCCGAGCTGCCCCGCCGCGGCGCGGCGCTCGACACGGCCGGGCTGGTCACCGCCCTGCGCTCGGCCGGGCCCGAACGGATCGTCGTCGCGGCGGCCCCCGCCCTGCTCGCGGACGAAGTCGTGGCCTGCCTGGATGCGGCCCGCGCCGCCGGCTGCGACGACGTGGGCCTGGCCGCCGCGCCTGCGGCGGAGGTGTCGCCATGA
- a CDS encoding energy transducer TonB: MTTAASSVSRYLQPAGAPPAPPAVRVLTAAIVLGSLAAGLGLGLVPVPAPVAMPGPARDAGTVRLVELPPPPPPDPVAEPQPEPESAPEPAPVLTPDTVLHAPVDLPVETPDAAPSGDPETAPAETEVRRVYGVRRVYARGLGAGGDPSGLVAKRGNTLAGPPDTLTATAADLAGRLAPLSTVDRAPEPLSRPQPAYSDAMRAARVSGTVEAWLLVGPDGSVRDVNVTSDIGADSRDVATAALRRFRFRPAERDGAPVAVWILHRIRFQFQE, encoded by the coding sequence ATGACGACCGCCGCCAGTTCGGTGAGCCGCTACCTGCAGCCCGCCGGCGCACCGCCGGCGCCCCCGGCCGTGCGCGTGCTGACGGCCGCCATCGTCCTGGGCAGCCTCGCGGCGGGCCTGGGTCTCGGACTGGTTCCGGTGCCGGCGCCGGTCGCGATGCCCGGACCGGCGCGTGACGCCGGGACCGTCCGCCTGGTCGAGCTGCCGCCCCCGCCGCCGCCAGACCCGGTCGCGGAGCCCCAACCCGAACCCGAGTCGGCCCCGGAACCGGCCCCGGTCCTCACCCCGGACACCGTGCTCCACGCCCCGGTCGACCTGCCGGTCGAGACGCCCGACGCGGCCCCTTCCGGCGATCCGGAGACCGCCCCTGCCGAGACCGAGGTTCGCCGGGTCTACGGCGTGCGCCGCGTCTACGCCCGGGGTCTCGGCGCGGGCGGCGATCCGTCCGGCCTGGTCGCGAAGCGGGGCAACACCCTGGCCGGCCCGCCCGACACCCTGACCGCCACGGCCGCCGACCTGGCCGGCCGTCTGGCGCCCCTGAGCACCGTCGACCGCGCCCCGGAACCGCTGAGCCGGCCGCAGCCCGCCTACTCCGACGCCATGCGCGCGGCCCGTGTCTCGGGCACGGTCGAGGCCTGGCTGCTGGTCGGCCCGGACGGGTCCGTGCGCGACGTGAACGTCACCAGCGACATCGGGGCCGACAGCCGCGATGTCGCCACGGCGGCCCTGCGCCGCTTCCGCTTCCGCCCGGCCGAGCGCGACGGCGCGCCGGTCGCGGTCTGGATCCTTCACCGCATCCGTTTCCAGTTCCAGGAGTAG
- a CDS encoding MotA/TolQ/ExbB proton channel family protein yields MFTTMAQFFQAGGPMMGVILGVLAGAAAVGAERLHFFMRTAREDADRLVTDVARHVADGDLQAPLQGLDGNDGPAARLLRRGVAELWEGAAADEVRRAVEEAALVELPRYGRRLNYLPMLANVATLAGLLGTIFGLQQSFGALAAADAATKASVLAAGIGQAMNTTAFGLMVAMPCLVLHARLGSLAQRRSDACDAALVRFLNFCDAHEKTRRAAPCRVVG; encoded by the coding sequence ATGTTCACGACCATGGCCCAGTTCTTCCAGGCCGGCGGCCCCATGATGGGGGTCATTCTCGGCGTGCTCGCGGGCGCGGCCGCCGTCGGCGCCGAGCGTCTCCACTTCTTCATGCGCACCGCCCGCGAGGACGCCGATCGCCTGGTGACCGACGTCGCCCGGCACGTGGCCGACGGCGACCTGCAGGCCCCGCTGCAAGGCCTCGATGGGAACGACGGGCCCGCGGCGCGCCTGCTGCGGCGCGGCGTCGCCGAACTGTGGGAGGGCGCCGCCGCCGACGAGGTGCGGCGCGCCGTCGAGGAAGCGGCCCTCGTCGAGCTGCCTCGCTACGGCCGCCGCCTGAACTACCTGCCCATGCTGGCCAACGTCGCCACCCTGGCCGGACTGCTCGGCACGATCTTCGGCCTGCAGCAGTCGTTCGGCGCCCTGGCCGCGGCCGACGCGGCGACCAAGGCCTCGGTGCTGGCCGCCGGCATCGGCCAGGCCATGAACACGACGGCCTTCGGCCTGATGGTGGCCATGCCCTGCCTCGTGCTCCACGCGCGCCTGGGCAGCCTCGCCCAGCGCCGCAGCGACGCCTGCGACGCCGCCCTCGTGCGCTTCCTCAATTTCTGCGACGCCCACGAGAAGACCCGCCGCGCGGCGCCTTGCCGCGTGGTCGGGTAG